A DNA window from Staphylococcus warneri contains the following coding sequences:
- the gtfA gene encoding accessory Sec system glycosyltransferase GtfA, whose translation MTIYNINFGIGWASSGVEYAQSYRAQMLRHLKEDAKFIFLDFIASENIQTLTANLGFQDNEVIWLYQYFTDIPIAPTTYTIDQLKLDVGNTVTRTEVDQQGKVQRLYLDHQPQTFVTCYMKNADQPYVDRAEFVVNGMLIRKDFYSYVRVFSEYYAPYDNYAKLYMRQFYNENGSIAYQEIIDGDAHSYVFNDARLDSKEAFVAYFIQQLHLTHNDIVILDRATDIGQAVLQNKGQSHVGVVVHAEHYSDNITDGTHILWNNYYEYQFNHAPYIDFYIVATDLQNQILSQQFAQYTKFQPRIRTIPVGSLDQLTMPSVERQPCSILTASRLASEKHVDWIALAVIKAKQAVPQLSFDIYGHGPEKDKIQQIISEHHTEDYIHLRGHVNLDEIYTQYELFVSASQSEGFGLTLMEAVGSGLGMIGFNVNYGNPTFISDGQNGYLLDKPTKEESIEEITDRMADKIVQYFNNGPTSPQQVSYDIATPFKTTEMINKWQNLVDEVLYD comes from the coding sequence ATGACAATTTATAACATCAACTTTGGCATTGGTTGGGCAAGTAGCGGCGTAGAATATGCACAAAGTTATCGCGCACAAATGCTACGACATTTAAAAGAAGATGCAAAGTTCATATTTTTAGATTTTATTGCGTCAGAAAATATACAAACCTTAACAGCTAACTTGGGGTTTCAAGACAATGAAGTCATTTGGTTATATCAATACTTTACAGATATCCCAATAGCACCAACTACATATACCATTGATCAACTTAAACTTGATGTCGGAAATACAGTGACACGGACTGAAGTCGATCAACAAGGCAAGGTACAACGTCTCTATTTAGACCATCAACCTCAAACATTTGTAACCTGTTATATGAAAAATGCCGACCAACCCTATGTTGACCGTGCTGAATTTGTCGTTAATGGTATGTTAATTCGAAAAGATTTCTATAGCTACGTTCGTGTCTTCTCTGAATATTACGCACCTTATGATAACTATGCCAAATTGTATATGCGTCAGTTCTACAATGAAAATGGCTCTATCGCCTATCAAGAAATCATAGATGGTGATGCGCATTCCTATGTATTTAACGATGCACGTTTGGATAGTAAAGAAGCCTTTGTTGCTTACTTTATTCAACAATTACATTTAACGCATAACGACATTGTCATATTAGATCGTGCCACTGATATCGGCCAAGCAGTTCTGCAAAATAAAGGCCAAAGTCATGTCGGTGTTGTGGTACATGCAGAACATTATAGTGACAATATCACAGATGGTACGCACATTTTATGGAACAATTATTATGAATATCAGTTTAATCATGCACCATATATTGATTTCTATATTGTGGCTACCGATTTACAAAATCAAATTCTGTCACAACAATTTGCGCAATATACAAAATTTCAACCACGTATTAGAACAATACCTGTGGGTAGTCTCGACCAATTAACAATGCCAAGTGTAGAAAGACAACCATGTTCTATCCTAACCGCTTCACGTTTAGCGTCTGAGAAACACGTAGATTGGATCGCACTAGCAGTCATTAAAGCCAAACAAGCCGTACCACAGCTATCATTTGATATCTATGGACACGGCCCAGAAAAAGATAAAATTCAACAAATCATCAGTGAGCATCATACCGAAGACTACATTCACTTACGAGGTCACGTCAATCTTGATGAAATTTACACACAATATGAATTATTTGTATCAGCATCACAAAGTGAAGGCTTTGGCTTAACACTTATGGAAGCAGTAGGTTCTGGCTTAGGTATGATTGGTTTCAATGTGAACTATGGGAATCCCACTTTCATCTCAGATGGTCAAAACGGTTACTTATTAGATAAACCGACTAAGGAAGAATCTATCGAGGAGATTACAGATCGCATGGCTGATAAAATAGTTCAATACTTTAACAATGGCCCTACATCTCCTCAGCAAGTTTCATATGATATTGCTACACCATTTAAGACAACAGAAATGATTAACAAATGGCAGAATTTAGTCGACGAGGTGCTCTATGATTAA
- the asp1 gene encoding accessory Sec system protein Asp1 yields the protein MKYFVPAWYNNDQWWRNLNQPFYIKNAMIEFDDSISLMSMHEKNDEDFKLLHLSFNPNLRLFLHKYDLYEANIWSLFDEIQGFEDIPPRSFQFEDLEWPDNTEFFYSPYLIQAMKAHYVSKIYFNQDGYLIVVADFEHDIHQRRYIFDERGYLSAIRYYNELGHEQYQDYLTASGDVVLRENLETNVVQVMADHAHQFHSKTYPSMVDLIRERLNTFCNQHMQANDKLIVSSHIAHNGIFNTIRNDVQVYYSIFSKRNRTIDQPLIKSMAHSNKWLVDTHENEHILHQLIETLDTKPEILRFTPFDTQILENLSSQLDETYIGVWIDGLNDDYLQIFINDLITYIKRHPSYRLVILTKNSATQLQQWLSQLIQNVNETFNEEDEEDLAKSELIQAKSSEDFEELVQIQSVPFEYDILKALSRLRIVIDLNDEPDLFLQIASISVRIPQINMHQSSYVTHLENGYLINSYADITTALDYFLSTLKHWNGAFTFNTNMIEDLSSGHIIEQLDHFLEGDNHAT from the coding sequence ATGAAATATTTCGTTCCAGCTTGGTACAACAATGATCAATGGTGGCGTAATTTGAATCAACCATTTTATATAAAAAACGCAATGATAGAGTTTGATGATTCCATTAGTCTCATGTCGATGCATGAAAAAAATGACGAAGATTTTAAACTACTTCATTTAAGTTTTAATCCCAACTTACGTTTATTTCTGCATAAGTATGACTTATATGAAGCGAATATTTGGTCGTTATTTGACGAAATTCAGGGATTCGAAGACATTCCACCTAGATCCTTTCAATTTGAAGACTTAGAGTGGCCTGATAACACTGAATTTTTCTATTCACCTTATTTAATACAGGCTATGAAAGCACATTACGTATCCAAAATTTATTTTAATCAAGACGGTTATTTAATTGTAGTGGCCGATTTTGAACATGATATTCATCAGCGTCGTTATATCTTTGATGAACGTGGTTATTTGAGTGCTATCCGCTATTACAACGAACTCGGTCACGAACAATATCAAGATTATTTAACCGCTTCGGGTGATGTTGTTTTACGTGAAAACCTAGAGACCAATGTTGTTCAAGTTATGGCAGATCATGCGCACCAATTTCATTCCAAGACCTATCCATCAATGGTTGATTTAATTAGAGAACGTTTAAACACATTTTGTAATCAACATATGCAAGCGAATGATAAACTGATTGTTTCATCACATATTGCTCATAACGGCATTTTTAATACGATTAGAAATGACGTGCAAGTATATTACTCCATTTTTAGTAAACGTAATCGTACGATTGACCAACCATTGATTAAGAGTATGGCGCATAGCAACAAATGGCTTGTTGATACACATGAAAATGAACATATCTTACATCAACTCATTGAAACACTAGATACTAAACCTGAAATATTGAGATTTACACCATTCGATACACAAATCTTAGAAAATCTAAGTAGCCAGTTAGATGAAACTTACATAGGTGTTTGGATTGATGGTCTTAATGATGATTATTTACAAATATTCATCAATGATTTAATCACTTATATTAAACGTCATCCATCGTATCGCCTAGTCATTTTAACGAAAAATAGCGCTACACAATTACAACAATGGCTATCTCAATTAATACAAAATGTCAATGAAACGTTCAACGAAGAAGATGAGGAAGATTTAGCCAAATCAGAATTAATCCAAGCAAAATCATCGGAAGACTTTGAGGAATTAGTACAAATTCAATCGGTGCCATTTGAATATGACATATTAAAGGCATTATCCCGACTAAGAATTGTCATTGACCTTAATGATGAGCCAGATTTATTCTTACAAATCGCAAGTATCAGTGTCAGAATTCCACAAATAAATATGCATCAAAGTAGTTATGTTACTCATTTAGAAAATGGCTATTTAATTAATAGTTATGCGGATATTACGACTGCGTTAGATTATTTCTTAAGTACCTTGAAACATTGGAATGGTGCGTTTACATTTAATACCAATATGATTGAAGATTTAAGTTCAGGTCACATTATTGAACAACTTGACCACTTTTTAGAAGGTGATAACCATGCCACGTAA
- the asp2 gene encoding accessory Sec system protein Asp2 — translation MPRKFKVLQIGGTDLEYLFTHKPEVAWDYFDTQLFEFDSGYIDSIKEIVEESGQFDLVFIQANLTDALTQLLHIVSHPYNTLVDAQYWPSGYDELDLVQRYLIRPIHYDTTDDLHDKLISISFPGQYGDKVSPARTHIQSPSHIEVIHYGNREIQLKGHFGDELIPVLNWQQNLVYDKDKVIEVWPEFRTEGDVTLEYTFRLVSLNPEEGVLEKIVLSEEELAEPLYLQRRPYTTYISTSVSVKGNGTVHIGAVHKRLSHIEFGHLLLGSHRFVDENREEFFYYFNPGDFKPPLNVYFSGYREAEGFEAYFLMNQLGAPFLLISDPRIQGGAFYLGSDTYENGIKQVITDTLKQLGFKEDDLILSGLSMGSFGALYYGAQLNPKGINVGKPLVNVGTIAKNMKLLRPNDFETSLDIALSPEHTMAESSQTNNDLKHIKDLDDKFWNVFSNSHISDTSIAITYMKNDDYDQSAFEDLLPVLSRHHVHLMNKAVPGRHNDDTSTVVNWFMNFYHILLKDHFGRDNHAK, via the coding sequence ATGCCACGTAAATTTAAAGTATTACAAATTGGTGGAACAGATTTAGAATATCTATTCACGCATAAACCAGAAGTCGCTTGGGACTATTTTGATACACAATTATTTGAATTTGATAGTGGGTATATCGATAGTATTAAAGAGATTGTCGAGGAATCTGGACAGTTTGATTTAGTATTTATACAAGCGAACCTGACAGATGCATTAACACAACTCTTGCATATTGTGAGTCATCCATATAATACACTTGTCGATGCACAATATTGGCCAAGTGGCTATGATGAACTTGATTTAGTACAGAGGTATCTCATTCGTCCTATTCATTATGATACGACGGATGATCTTCATGATAAATTGATATCTATTTCATTTCCTGGGCAATACGGAGATAAGGTGAGTCCAGCTCGAACGCATATCCAATCGCCATCACATATCGAAGTGATTCATTATGGTAATAGAGAAATTCAATTGAAAGGTCATTTCGGTGATGAATTGATTCCGGTGCTCAATTGGCAGCAAAACCTCGTATACGATAAAGATAAAGTGATTGAAGTTTGGCCGGAATTCCGAACTGAAGGTGATGTCACCTTAGAATATACGTTTCGATTAGTATCTTTAAATCCAGAAGAAGGCGTCCTTGAAAAGATTGTTCTAAGTGAGGAAGAACTTGCCGAGCCACTTTATTTACAACGCAGACCCTATACGACATACATTTCAACATCAGTCAGTGTTAAAGGTAATGGTACCGTTCATATCGGCGCCGTACATAAACGTTTGTCACATATTGAATTCGGTCATTTATTACTCGGTAGTCATCGTTTTGTAGATGAAAATCGTGAAGAATTCTTTTATTACTTTAATCCTGGAGATTTCAAACCACCACTTAATGTTTACTTCAGTGGTTATCGTGAAGCTGAAGGGTTTGAAGCTTATTTTCTAATGAATCAATTAGGTGCGCCTTTCTTACTGATTAGTGATCCAAGAATTCAAGGTGGCGCATTTTACTTAGGTTCTGATACGTATGAAAATGGTATTAAACAGGTCATTACCGATACACTAAAACAACTCGGGTTCAAAGAAGATGACTTGATACTATCAGGTTTATCTATGGGATCATTTGGTGCTTTATACTACGGTGCCCAATTAAATCCTAAAGGCATTAACGTTGGTAAACCTTTAGTCAATGTCGGTACTATAGCTAAAAATATGAAATTATTACGACCTAATGATTTCGAAACATCATTAGATATCGCCCTATCACCCGAACATACAATGGCCGAGTCATCACAAACTAACAACGATTTGAAGCATATTAAAGACTTAGACGACAAATTCTGGAATGTCTTTTCAAATAGTCATATTAGCGATACATCCATTGCTATTACTTATATGAAAAATGACGATTACGATCAGTCTGCATTCGAAGATTTGCTACCAGTATTAAGTCGACATCATGTCCATCTGATGAACAAAGCCGTACCAGGTCGACATAATGATGATACATCAACCGTTGTGAATTGGTTTATGAACTTTTATCATATTTTATTAAAAGATCATTTTGGGAGAGACAATCATGCAAAGTAA
- the asp3 gene encoding accessory Sec system protein Asp3, giving the protein MQSNQTLDVRWRKVTRHTYKHGATIQFHDDYTYYENQLMPSGLQINLWEPATTFDKDGHPPELPMLKRGYRYDIHLDITATPAQSVYVIVTFYLKNGKAFDHCMIKETDSYFIYPNEAYSYDICLMNAACHHLIFKKITLTERYFVKDKDKEIAESIESSTNDILTSSDDITETHSSEDGRPRTPQENVNLVNQIMKTTRPKRDHN; this is encoded by the coding sequence ATGCAAAGTAATCAAACATTAGACGTAAGATGGCGCAAAGTGACACGTCATACTTACAAACATGGCGCAACAATACAATTTCACGATGACTACACATATTATGAAAATCAACTCATGCCATCAGGCTTGCAAATTAACTTATGGGAACCAGCCACTACATTTGATAAAGATGGCCATCCGCCTGAACTCCCTATGTTAAAGAGAGGTTATCGTTATGATATTCATCTAGATATTACTGCCACGCCAGCACAAAGTGTTTATGTCATTGTGACCTTTTATTTAAAAAATGGTAAAGCATTCGACCACTGTATGATTAAAGAAACTGATAGCTATTTTATTTATCCAAATGAGGCTTATAGTTATGATATTTGCTTGATGAACGCTGCATGTCATCATCTTATATTTAAGAAAATCACCTTAACTGAACGATATTTTGTAAAGGATAAAGATAAAGAAATCGCCGAATCTATCGAATCATCAACCAATGACATTTTAACGAGCTCTGATGATATAACAGAGACTCATTCATCAGAGGACGGTCGACCACGTACACCACAGGAGAATGTTAACTTAGTCAATCAAATCATGAAAACAACACGTCCAAAACGTGATCATAATTAA
- the secA2 gene encoding accessory Sec system translocase SecA2, translating into MNLNVNTAINHMRLKKLYKILNKINRYSEDMRQYSDEQLQDKTIDFKQQLQDGNATLNDILPEAYAVVREASRRVLGMYHKDVQVLGAIVMHQGNISEMQTGEGKTLTATLPLYLNALSGKSVFLITTNDYLAKRDYEEMKPLYEWLGLTTSLGFVENPQGPISNQEKQTLYHHDIIYTTNGNLGFDYLIDNLADTKESKFLPELHYALIDEVDSIILDAAQTPLVISGAPRVQSNLFEIVKAFVATLKEDQDFKMKKTKREIWLTEQGIEKANTYFDVSNIYDAPYFDLVRNINLALRATYLFDLNLDYIIMDGEIMLIDRITGRMLPGTKMQAGLNQALEAKEHLDISDDMSVMATITFQNLFMQFERFSGMTATGKLAEKEFFDLYSKIVIQIPTSNPVIRRDLPDKVFVNDDDKNVAILDTVIDYHQKHRPVLLITRTAEAAEYFSSELFNRHIPNNLLIAQNVAREAQMIAEAGQLNAVTVATSMAGRGTDIKLSKEVHELGGLTVLINEHMENSRIDRQLRGRAGRQGDPGQSQIFISLDDYLVQRWSDSKLKDNPSLMKQDTAYLSDSPTFNNKIKRIVKKAQRVSEEEGMKARETANEFEKSISTQRQLIYSERNRILNSENLDDLDFESIARDVFNHDFKTDGSMTRDHIVRYIYKNLSFSFVDANFEFNHQNHDENIEFLITQFKDQLATNKQKISDNELYQQFLRKAVLKAIDTSWIEQVDYLQQLKANVNQRQKGQRNSIFEYHKVALDSFNDMEHDIKHRMIRNLCLSIIDEQQNGDLTIHFP; encoded by the coding sequence ATGAATCTCAATGTGAATACCGCAATTAATCATATGAGGTTAAAAAAACTTTATAAAATATTAAATAAAATCAATCGTTATAGTGAAGACATGCGTCAATATTCAGATGAACAATTACAAGACAAAACCATAGACTTCAAACAGCAGCTGCAAGATGGTAACGCAACGTTGAATGATATTTTACCTGAAGCCTATGCTGTTGTCCGAGAAGCGTCACGTCGTGTATTAGGTATGTATCACAAAGATGTACAGGTACTAGGTGCAATAGTGATGCATCAAGGAAATATTTCAGAGATGCAGACAGGTGAAGGTAAAACATTAACTGCCACATTACCCTTATACTTAAATGCGCTATCAGGTAAGTCTGTCTTTTTAATCACTACAAATGATTATTTAGCGAAACGTGACTATGAAGAAATGAAACCTTTATATGAATGGTTAGGTCTTACAACATCACTGGGATTTGTAGAGAATCCTCAAGGACCTATATCCAATCAAGAAAAGCAGACGTTATATCATCACGATATTATTTACACAACCAATGGTAATTTAGGTTTTGACTATCTTATCGATAACTTAGCCGATACGAAAGAAAGCAAGTTCTTACCTGAACTACACTATGCCCTCATTGATGAAGTGGATTCTATTATCTTAGATGCAGCACAAACACCACTCGTCATTTCTGGTGCACCAAGAGTACAATCTAATTTGTTTGAAATTGTAAAAGCCTTTGTAGCAACACTTAAAGAAGATCAAGATTTCAAAATGAAAAAGACAAAGCGTGAAATTTGGTTAACTGAACAAGGTATCGAAAAGGCCAATACATATTTTGATGTGTCTAATATCTATGATGCCCCCTACTTTGATTTAGTAAGGAATATTAATCTTGCATTACGTGCCACTTATTTATTTGATCTTAATCTAGATTACATTATTATGGACGGCGAAATCATGTTAATCGACCGTATCACTGGACGTATGTTACCAGGCACTAAAATGCAAGCCGGACTTAACCAAGCCTTAGAAGCTAAAGAGCATTTAGATATTTCAGATGATATGAGTGTCATGGCTACCATTACCTTCCAAAATCTCTTTATGCAATTTGAACGCTTTTCTGGAATGACGGCGACAGGTAAACTTGCGGAGAAAGAATTTTTCGACCTTTATTCAAAAATCGTTATTCAAATTCCAACATCTAATCCTGTGATAAGACGAGATTTACCGGATAAAGTATTTGTGAACGATGATGATAAAAATGTCGCTATTTTAGATACAGTGATTGACTATCATCAAAAGCATCGTCCTGTATTATTAATTACACGTACAGCTGAAGCAGCGGAATACTTTTCAAGTGAATTATTTAATAGACATATCCCGAACAATTTGCTGATTGCACAAAATGTCGCTCGTGAAGCCCAAATGATTGCAGAGGCAGGTCAATTGAATGCCGTTACTGTAGCTACAAGTATGGCTGGTAGAGGTACAGATATTAAACTATCTAAAGAAGTTCACGAACTCGGTGGTCTAACAGTACTGATTAACGAGCACATGGAAAATAGTCGTATCGATAGACAATTAAGAGGACGTGCCGGTCGTCAAGGTGACCCAGGTCAGTCTCAAATTTTTATTTCATTAGATGATTACTTAGTCCAACGTTGGAGCGATTCCAAGTTAAAAGACAATCCATCATTGATGAAACAAGATACAGCATACCTATCTGATAGCCCTACCTTTAATAATAAAATCAAACGTATTGTTAAAAAGGCACAACGTGTTTCTGAAGAAGAAGGCATGAAAGCACGTGAAACGGCAAATGAATTCGAGAAGAGTATTAGTACACAACGTCAATTAATCTATAGTGAACGTAACCGTATACTTAATAGTGAAAACTTAGATGACTTAGACTTTGAAAGTATTGCTCGTGATGTCTTTAATCATGACTTTAAGACTGACGGTAGTATGACAAGAGATCATATTGTTCGTTATATCTATAAAAACTTGAGCTTTAGTTTTGTGGATGCTAATTTTGAATTTAATCATCAAAATCACGATGAAAATATTGAGTTTTTAATAACACAATTTAAAGACCAACTGGCCACTAATAAACAGAAAATTAGTGACAACGAGTTATACCAACAATTTTTAAGAAAAGCAGTACTCAAAGCCATCGACACATCATGGATTGAGCAAGTAGACTATTTACAACAACTCAAAGCGAACGTCAATCAGCGTCAAAAAGGTCAACGGAATTCTATATTTGAATACCATAAAGTGGCATTAGACTCATTTAATGATATGGAACATGATATTAAACATCGTATGATTCGAAACTTATGTTTAAGTATCATTGATGAACAACAAAATGGTGATTTAACCATTCATTTCCCTTAA
- the gtfB gene encoding accessory Sec system glycosylation chaperone GtfB, whose translation MINLFEYYNQPTQLLHQTLEQADYHNFTICIEDDGFLPDEVTSPYQFFAANLLHDDDQPKFFNAVDVPPFWEISGDGQSAQIKDMGHIKGEIRYRPHYKTRIVSHVRWFDDKGRLRSEDHYSKHGFKFAETIYDLAGKAILKKYVTREGKEVIYENYVTGDYVLDWQGQSYFFPSKVVFITFYLQQIQVDLSEIIINSLSTPFLVLHHMNTEGKGLLFWQESSNGHVPGNMLSILDGTLQRQFSVMIPDYREYHTVMAQLNSDQASHVYQAGYLYDFDKSNQYSNHALILTNSDEIPQLEHIIVAHSNIQFHIAALTEMSSKLMANDQHQHVHLYPAATKDIFAELYQRCDIYLDINQGNEIENAVARAFHHQHVILAWDEVAHQRPFTAPENTFTLEQLNQFNQVLHDITTNHQQFDLHRTYQARHANQLTTDTFVSVMQQALYE comes from the coding sequence ATGATTAATTTATTTGAATATTATAATCAACCGACTCAGTTATTACATCAAACACTTGAACAAGCAGATTATCATAACTTCACCATTTGTATTGAAGATGATGGTTTCTTACCAGATGAAGTGACGTCCCCTTATCAATTCTTTGCGGCTAATCTATTACATGATGACGATCAACCTAAATTCTTTAATGCTGTTGACGTCCCACCATTTTGGGAAATTAGTGGCGATGGGCAATCAGCTCAAATTAAAGATATGGGACATATTAAAGGCGAAATACGTTATCGCCCGCATTATAAAACGCGCATAGTTAGTCATGTGCGTTGGTTCGACGATAAAGGTCGTTTACGTTCTGAAGATCATTATTCAAAACATGGCTTTAAATTTGCTGAAACGATTTATGATTTAGCTGGAAAAGCTATATTAAAGAAATATGTAACCCGAGAAGGTAAAGAAGTGATATATGAAAACTATGTCACAGGGGATTATGTATTAGACTGGCAAGGACAATCCTATTTCTTCCCTTCTAAAGTGGTGTTTATAACCTTCTATCTTCAACAAATTCAAGTGGATTTATCTGAGATCATTATTAATTCTTTATCAACACCGTTCTTAGTCTTACATCATATGAATACAGAAGGTAAAGGCTTATTATTCTGGCAGGAAAGTAGCAACGGTCATGTCCCAGGAAATATGTTGTCAATATTAGATGGTACATTACAACGTCAATTCTCTGTGATGATACCTGATTACAGAGAATATCATACTGTGATGGCACAACTTAATTCTGATCAAGCATCGCATGTTTATCAAGCCGGTTATCTGTATGACTTTGATAAATCAAATCAATATTCAAACCATGCACTCATCCTGACAAACTCAGATGAAATACCGCAGCTTGAACATATTATAGTGGCCCACTCTAATATACAATTCCATATCGCTGCATTAACTGAAATGTCGTCCAAACTCATGGCGAACGATCAACATCAACACGTACATTTATATCCAGCAGCAACTAAAGATATATTTGCGGAACTATACCAACGCTGTGATATTTACCTCGACATTAATCAAGGCAACGAAATTGAAAATGCAGTAGCACGTGCATTTCATCATCAACACGTTATCTTAGCGTGGGATGAGGTTGCACATCAGCGTCCATTTACTGCACCAGAAAACACATTTACATTAGAACAGTTGAACCAGTTTAACCAAGTGTTACACGATATCACTACTAACCATCAACAGTTCGACTTACATCGTACTTACCAAGCTAGACACGCTAACCAACTTACAACTGATACATTCGTGAGTGTAATGCAACAAGCACTGTATGAATAA
- the secY2 gene encoding accessory Sec system protein translocase subunit SecY2 produces the protein MNIKNIKNIEYKILYKRILFTLMIIFIYILGSNIKIADMKSSAQHTNQFLDLAISNIGGDITTLNLFSLGLSPWLTTMIIMTLLTYRNMEKGQKQTRLERSYKERFFTILLALIQGYFILSEYINKGMIHHANFPLMLLILVAGTMLLVWLADQNTVYGIAGPTPIVLVSIIKSMFQNKHLQLLDTQTMMIGGIMILVVLILLLFIEMIEYRMIYRDIMNISTSKKDTYVSWKLNPAGSISIMFNFSLFFLLGVLIHLVGRWITGDAQYRPPFLELDNPIGVLIFIIMLIILNYYLSRVMLNTKRIAKDFQKSGNYFDGIYPGDDTRHYLDRRAKKISAIGALIIGFIISLPFISSIFISGIYDQISIFTQFIILIYITINITETIRTYLYFDKYKSFLNKYW, from the coding sequence ATGAATATTAAAAACATTAAAAATATCGAATATAAAATTTTATATAAACGTATTCTTTTCACTCTAATGATCATTTTCATATACATATTGGGTAGTAATATTAAAATTGCTGATATGAAATCATCAGCACAACATACGAATCAATTTCTTGATTTAGCTATTTCAAATATCGGCGGAGATATTACAACACTCAACCTATTCTCATTGGGTCTAAGTCCTTGGCTTACAACGATGATTATTATGACATTACTGACCTATCGAAATATGGAGAAAGGTCAAAAACAAACACGTCTAGAACGTAGCTACAAAGAACGTTTTTTCACTATTTTATTAGCATTAATTCAAGGCTATTTTATCTTAAGTGAGTACATTAATAAGGGTATGATTCATCACGCTAATTTCCCTTTAATGTTACTTATCTTAGTAGCCGGCACAATGTTACTCGTGTGGTTAGCTGATCAAAATACTGTTTATGGTATCGCAGGTCCAACGCCTATCGTATTAGTTAGTATTATCAAATCTATGTTTCAAAATAAGCATCTTCAATTGTTGGATACCCAAACAATGATGATCGGTGGAATTATGATATTAGTCGTGTTGATTCTTTTATTATTCATAGAAATGATTGAATATCGCATGATTTACAGAGATATTATGAATATCAGTACATCTAAAAAAGACACTTATGTATCTTGGAAATTAAACCCTGCTGGTAGTATTTCAATCATGTTTAACTTTTCACTGTTCTTCTTATTAGGTGTCTTAATACATTTAGTTGGAAGATGGATCACTGGAGATGCTCAATATCGACCACCATTTTTAGAATTAGATAATCCGATTGGGGTATTGATATTCATCATCATGTTGATCATCTTAAACTATTATTTATCCCGAGTTATGTTGAATACGAAACGTATTGCTAAAGACTTTCAAAAGAGTGGAAATTATTTCGACGGCATTTATCCTGGTGATGATACAAGACATTATTTAGACCGTAGAGCTAAAAAAATTAGTGCAATCGGTGCCTTAATAATTGGTTTTATCATTAGTCTGCCGTTTATTAGTTCTATATTTATATCTGGTATTTATGATCAAATTTCAATTTTTACGCAGTTTATTATTTTAATTTACATTACGATAAATATTACAGAAACAATTAGAACATATTTATACTTTGATAAATATAAATCATTTTTAAACAAATATTGGTAA